The DNA segment ttgtgtatggtgttaggaactgttctaattttattcttctacgtgtagctgtccagttcttccagtgccacttgttgaagaaactgtcttttcctcACTGTATAttctgccttctttgtcaaaggtaagttgcccataggtgcatgggtttattgctgggctttctatcttgttccattggtctatatttctgtttttgtgccagtggaATACTGTCTTTATGAcagtagctttatagtatagtctgaagttaggaagattgattcctctagctccattcttctttctcaagattgctttggccaaTCAGACTCCTTTGTGTTTccacatgaattgtgaaattttttgttctagttctgtgaaaaatgccattggtaatttgatagggattgcattgaatctgaggaattcactttttaaaaaagttttatgaaGACTCAAAAGGAGTtgaaaaaatatctttctttgattttctacTCTTTCTCAGTTCTTCTCTTGGTTCCCATCGAGTGAAGCAAAGAAGAGTAGATAGAGAATGGGTTCTATAATtgtggagatctgggttcaaatcctgattctaatactttaatatatatatatatatatataatttatttgttttggctgtgatgggtcttcattgctgcataggCTTTTTTCTCATTGTGGAAAGTGGAGGTTACTTTTTACTTATGGTATGAAGCCCTcccattgctgtggcttctcctggtgcagagcacgggctctacagcacatggacttcagtagctgtggctcaagggctctagagcccaggcacAGTAGTTGTAGTACATGGGCCTTGTTgctccacaacatgtgggatcttcctggaccaggggttgaacccttgtctcctacattggcaggcagattctttaccactgagcctccagggaagccccctgactCTACTACTAATGAGGTGGTCTTGAGCAATTTACTTAGTGTCTCTgaccttcagtttccttatttatggAACATTATAGTGACACTTACTTACTACACAGGGTTGAAGTAAGCAAAGTCTCTCCCAATGCCTGGTTCACAACAGACACTCATCTAGGGATGGGCTGCAGTGTATCTTAGACTCATGAAAAATCCCAGTTCAAAATGGATTTATCAAAGGAGTACAGCACTGATGCAAGGATAGATCCAAAGAACAGACTAAAGAACTCAGAAGTAGACCAACTAAATGGTTAATTAATTTTTGATAAAAGTCCCAATATAATTCAATGGGAAAAGGGTGGTGTTTTCAACCAGTGGTGCTGGAGCAATTGGAcatccatataaaaaaaaaaataaactttgattCATACCTTGCATCATTtccaaaaattaacttgaaacggatcataaacctaaatgtaagagctaaaactttACACTTTGAGgagaaaaacaggagaaaatttttgtgactttgggttataccaattttttttttttttagaaaacaaaaagcacaaatcTTATAAGGTGGACTCATCCGTGTTAAGAAATGTTTGCTAGTCAAAAAGACGCTGCTAAGAAAATGGGAAGCCACAGACTAggagtaaatatttgcaaaatggatttgtttctttaatattGCTGTCTTCTTGATACTGTGGTATAAAGTAGATGTAATCAATAATTCTTGTGTCCTCCCATCCTCTCCCTGATAGAGTGCACTTTCTATatgctttcccttcctcccttactGTTTATGTCATTATTCACAGCCATAATTCTCATAATATTGTTATGAGTGAGGGCTGGAGAGAAGACTGAAACTTGTGTTATGAGGTTGCAAGCCCTTCATCTAAATTCCATTCTTGGTGGGAGAGAAGAGAGCAATGATGAAAAATACAGAGACAAGCATGTGTCCATTAGGAACCAACCTGAAGCTGTTGGTAACCCTCTCAACAATGTCAACAAAAAGCATAGACTGAGCATATGGCACTAAGGGCTGTGCTTGCATCATTTAACTGTAGGAGAAACATATGCAGGAGTCATCCTAGGGTCCCAGAAGAAGCAGGGCCACCAAGCAGGCCTCCAGGAGAAATTCATCTGGGATGTTCCTTCCTGACACCTGCAATGGATTTTGTCCTTCCTGTGTCTCTGGATTGCTTTATCCTTTGGACGTCAttctagattcatccacatcTTTTCTTGGTTTTACCATTTTGGGACTGTTGGCTTGATTTTGAAGATTTATTTTGTTTGAAACTGCAGTCTCTGTTTGGCTTGCTGGCACCAGACTTCGTACTTCCTTGCTGTGTAAATCTGGTAACCCTCCCCGCAATCGCCTCTCTGTGTCTTAAAGCTTCCAGTTTGCAGTTTTTGGCCATCCCTGGGTGATTACTTATCTCATATATCCCAAGGTACATAAGCATCATTACTGGCATCAACAGGCAACACTCTTATGGGTCTCTCTTGTGCTTATGTCCCTGGCAAACCACTGTAAGCATAGTTGAAGGAGAAAGCCTTCAGGTTTCTGAAGTACAGGTTGAGGAGGCCATGTCTGCCTTGGCCAAGGAAGCTGTGGAGCTTTTGAAGTAGATGTAACTGTGAGGATGTCCTTATGGATGTGAGCCAAGTTCCTGTGTATGGAAGATCTTGGAGTTGGAATGGTCAGCCTGTTGATACTTGAGAGTCAGCTGAAGACTTATGGGTGAGCACAGATCAAACCACAGGGTGAGTAGACCAGTGGGGAAAACAGAGCATGTGCTCACCATTCTGCTCTTTCCACAGGTGTCCAGATAGAATTAGAGCCAGGCATTAATCCAGTGGCAGCAGTGAAAGTCCCAGTGCCTgggatacatatgtgtgtgtgtgtgtgtatatatatatatatatatatatatatatatatatatatatatatatccagctTCCCGCTGGAGCAGAGGGAAGGTACCATGTTTCCCTTCAGCTTCAATTTAACAACAGCAAGACCACAAGGGATGTTTACTCTAGAGTTGATTCCCCACAATAGTCTGGCTGCAATTCGCAGGCTGCAGAAcaatgggggtgggggtagcAGGGAGGGTGCAGAGAATCCCTTTGGGTTTATTTCAATTTAGGATGAGAGCCTCTTAGAATAAGTAAGCATCCTGTGGAGAGGAAGGACAGACACCAAAGTCTTCAATTCCTTTGGCAATTTTGATCTCTGTGACCATTTTAACCCAGGGTCTGCTAGGTTTCAAAAGCTTgaactgtgctcagttgctcatcaGAAGAATTCCTGCTCCTCCCCTGACCTGCTCCTCCCTTGACAGCAAAGTGATGTGTGAATGGTCTCTGTGTGACGCTCTGGAGGAGCAGTTATGTGCCCTAGAACTGGAGAAAAATTTGTCCACAGTAAGTATCTTGCACTGTAAACTGTTTCCACTTCACATAGACTGTTGAAAAGCATCTGGAAGATATATATTCATTATtgttaaaaaaatagatttatgaGTGTTATGAGATTATGATGCAGAAGACAGAACCTCTCAGTGTTTTTAAAGTGCAAACCCACACTCTCCAGTCTTAAGTCTTAGAGTGATCAAGCTGACAGGGACTCAAAAACTCACGTAGTTCATATAATTTTACCTACTGAAGCCCCCAATGTCCAACAATTTTACAGTTCAGGAATCTGAGGAGCGGAAAGGCTCGGGGAGGATTTATTATATTTGCATAGTCAGTGGAAGAGCTGAAACTTAAGCCCTGGTTCCTTGACAGTAAATCCTGCACTTGCCTCTAACTGTCTTTTATCTAAATTAAGGTATTTGACTTTCTGTCTTTGAAAACCTGTATAGACATCACGGTTATTTCCCCAGAGGGAGATGAAGCATGAACTAATTTTCAATGAGAGTGAGTCTGGGGGGAACAGTTCCAACTGGGcacattcttttctcctttttcatagCCACCTGAAAACTTTGGCTGGGTGCTGGGGGGTGGGACGCTCTTCCCACTTCccagtctttttcttttcacagctgcaaAGTTCAGTAAGTTGAACTGCTGTGCTGTGAGTTCACTGTTCACTCTGCCACGACCAACCTCTGTTGTAAATTTTCCTCCCAGAACACGTGACGATgcatttcttgactatatatCCCAAGAGCAGCGGCAGAATTGTCAGAGCGCGGAGCCCCACACGCAGGAAGAAAAAGGCTCTTGGACCTGACCATTTAGGAATTCAGGACTTGGGACAAATTCGCCAGCTTTTGGTAAGTCAGCAATGCCACTTTGCTTCAGAAACATGAAAGGCTACTCCCGGCAATTTGTAGATGcagttttctcttcctttccttttttctaagGCAGTTTTGTCTTGAATTAAAAATAGGTTGATGCTTGGCATCAAAAtgtaaactttctttttttctgctccaTCAGCTCAAAAAGTTTCCCAGGGATTCAgacattatttcttttctctctgcacCCCTGTcttaaagggatttttttttttttttttttttgcttttaaactgATTGAAGCAAAGCTTTTCACATGTTCActttatgaaatgaaaatttgttggacatgtaaaaaaaatgaaagtattctttttatttcctcccaCCTCCCGGTGCCCATTTCCCCGCGCACCCCAGCCCGTCATAGCTGACCCCTGTTAACCGCTAGGAGGGACTTAGAGTTACATCTCCAGGCAGCAGCTGTAAACCTTTCTGATCCTATAGTTCCACAAACCTGGCGCTGCCCTCTTTTCTGTAACTGCGGTCGGGTGGGAGAGTCCTAACTTGCAGCTttctccccagctcctggcagtGTGAGCTGAGCTTCAATGCTGAAGATGGAGCCTCTGAACAGCACAGATGCTGGCACCGCAGCCCCCAGCGCCCCCCTCGAGTCCCCCGTGTCCGGCAGCGGCCACGGCAACGAATACTTCTACGTTCTGGTGGTCATGTCCTTCTACGGCATTTTCTTGATTGGTATCACGCTGGGCTACATGAAATCCAAGAGGCGGGAGAAGAAagccagcctcctgctgctgtACAGGGACGAGGAGCGGCTCTGGGGGGAGGCCATGAAGCCGCTGGCCACGCTGTCCGGCCTGAGGTCGGTGCAGGCGCCCACGATGCTGAATGTGTTGCAGGAGAGCGTGGCTCCTGCCCTATCCTGCACCCTCTGCTCCATGGAGGGTGACAGCGTGAGCTCTGAGTCCTCCTCGCCCGATGTGCACCTCACCATCCAGGAGGAAGGGGCGGACGATGAGCTGGGGGAGACTTCTGAGACCCCCCTCAACGAAAGCAGCGAAGGGTCCTCGGAGAACATCCATCAAAATTCCTAGCACCCCCTAGGACCCTCTGGAGGTGACCCTATGAACCAGCACCCTTAGAGCGAGGAAGGACACTTTCTGTGTCGGGTTTCACTTTTGCAGGGCAACTGCCACTTCAAGGGACCCGCGGCAAGCCCCTGaatagggggtggggtggggtggtggtggtggtagtgggggTCAAGGCTCAGACGGGGCCAGCCGCAGCCTGGAGTCCGCCGCACGCCTGAGGTGTAGACCTGCAGCTGAAACAGGCCTGAAGACGCGCGGTGTGTACCTTTCCTTGGGTCCTGGCGGGCGGGGTTCCCGTGCGGAACTCGGCAGGTGGGATGTCCTTGCGATTGTACTCTCAGGGGATGCCCCGGGGAACTCCTGCAGCATCTGCCTACTCCCAGGGCTGCCAAAGGCTTAGGGCGTCCCAAGGGACTAGTTTCGGTTTGCTAATTTGCCCAGAGCTTTGTTCTTCTACATCTGATTCGCTGTAAGAGCCTTTAATGTGAACCTGTGGCATTAGTTCACCACAGGTTACAGAGCTTCTTTTAGGGGGTCTTTCTGGATAGAGCAGGGGGATATTTGTTGGAGGGGGACTTTTGATGGGAGGAAGCTGGAGATCTCTACCTGGTCTATTTGCCTACTGTAAGGAGAAAACCAGGCGACTTTTAAACTGGTCAACATGAGCTGAGATGATAAGAATAATCTGCTACTTGACCCTTTGTCTAACCTGTGACCTTGAACTCTGACCTGGGACCATCCAGCATCATGTGCTggcatgacatttttttttttttggaagggttTCCCCAGAATCTAACCTGCATTCCGAATGGCTGTGCAGGGAATATTCCTGATCTTTCCAGAATGGGTGATGATGGGGTTGAACCAAGCCAAACTGTTAGCTCTGATGCTGCTTTTTATTCCCAGCCCAGTTTTCTGAGCTGGGAAAAGATATACTGTGGGCCTCCACGACATGGCATTTGGTCACGTAGCTGAGACTTAGAAGGGCATACTCTGGCAAGATTGTTCAGAGTTGGGGGTCCTCTGTTTGTGAATCCCAAGCCCAGACTCTGATATGCTGTGTGGTCCTGCGCATGTCATCCACAGACTTACTGCCTTCCTGAGACTCCTGATCATCTAGATCCCCAGGGGGCTGGGAGGATGTCTTTAGATTTTAAGACTCTGTGATGAATCCTACATGGCCTGGTGTGAGGAAGCTTGGACAGACTATTTCCTCGCTGGCCAGTAGTCTGCAAAAGGATCTGCTTACTTAAAGGAGCAGTTGGTGACTGAAAACACGTGTAACTGGGAGATCCAGGGCGGCTCACCCACCATCCCCTGCTGTCACTTTCCCAGCAGTGAATCCAAGAGGCAGATCCCATATTTTACTCCGCTGAGTTGTCTGGGTGGTAGACTGTTAACACTCCGGTTCAGGGAATGAGACATCTAAGAGAAAAGACTCAGGAATGCATGCTAACGTCTCCCTGTATTCCTGTGGTCAGTCACTTTGCAGCAGACTCTTTGAGCCCTCGAAGACAAGGAGGAAGAGAAACACACCAAAAAGTCAAATTTAATTCTAGtaaaaacataaaacttttttttttaaacaaacacaaTCTCCCTGGACTGGAGACAGCAGTAACTACTGTTCCCGTGGAAGGGTTAACAGCGTAGGGACTGGTTTATCAGCTCGCCTTAACATAGTGCTAGAGGAAATTTATGTTTGGCGGGGGAAAAGGGCCCTCCGTTCACTTTAAAATTCAGAGTGTGGATTTACTCCAAAGGGGGCTGTTTAAGGTGAAAGAAGCCAAGTTGAGTTTGGCCCCTTGCCTGGAATCACTTGAATTCTGAAACTTTACTGCGACGGACATGTGCGTTGTCACATTTTCCATTGCTTAATCCTGAAGTTTGGTGCAAGTCTATCTGCGCCTATTAAAAAGTGATGTATATACTTCCTTCTTATTCTATTAAGTTGTATAAAATTGTCTTCTGTATTTAACAGTTTGTAATTTTCacgatattttttttaatttaaataaaaaaacacattttccctATGGAAGTTATGAGttctttctttgattctttaATATAACTCCTAGTTTCTAAGACATCCCAGATGCATTTTTCCAAGTCATCTCTGAATCCGGGTCATCTTTCAAGTCTGACTCACATGAAAGCATATCTTATTTCTGCCTAAAACATAGAATGAGCAGGGCTGGGGTTTTccttcctttgaaggaaagctttTCCATGCTTTGCAGTGAATAAGAAGCAGGCTGCACGTGGGTCTTACATccacttctgtttttaaatttggtGGTCATGGGGCCTTGGAACTTGAACATAGAATGACATAGTGACTGTTGCGAAGATGTTGCTCCAAACTTGGTTGCAAGAAAACCTTTGATTTACGTATTGGCTGGACGAATATTCACACATGGCCGCAACAGCACAGACAAATGGGCAGGGAGCTGCTATATATAGATGTTGTGTATACATTCATATGGACACAAACATCATGGGGAGGCAGATTTTTATATAGACACAAACTTAAGAACATACCCAAGCACACAGGCCATGAGTTGGGGTCggtcctccttcctctcccagtaccacccccacctccagccctcaTGAAGACTGATTGTCTAGTTTCCTCCCCTGGGGTCTTGCTTTAGCTCTGGTCCAGGTTGAGCACAGCCAGCCTATCTCCCTTAAATTTGTATTTACATAGTAAGAAACGCTAAAGAAAAATCACCCAAACCAGTGACCTGTCTTAAATTATGCAGATGGTAGAGAATGGCctcacttttctgtttctctgtttccTGCAAGGTGTTTGGCTTTTCTGTTTGAAGTAAATGCTTCCCCTGGGTTCACAAATAACTGTCTCCCTAAAGGATTTATCTGGCCAaggtacaggggagcctggatcCTTGTCAAGGTACAACAAGTGTCTCAGTCCACCTGCGGGTACTTTGACAATGTAAGAAgagaagattattttaaaagacaaggaagccctTCAGTTTATTCCAGCTTAATGTCATTCCTGGGGAGGAAACAGTTAAGGAAAGCAGCTTTTACTGTGGGCGGAAGAAGAGGGAATTCTAAACTCTAATTGTCCTaaaaatatgcagagtacactgTGTCGTTTTAAtggaatatttgttttctttaaaaaaaaacaaaaaaaaaaaaaacaaaaaaaaaacttctaagcAGAACCTAAAACCCAAGGGGTTTAGTCTGTGTGGATTTACTCATGCATGTGagaaactggagaagggaatttggCCTCGTGCACCTAGGATATTAGAACCATATTTTAAAGCACTTAAATGTTAGGGATGAGGTAAATGGATCGTCTTGCTTGTTCCATGCTGTTCTAATTACACCTTTGTACGTCAAAGTCAGACAGGGATGctgcagagaaaaaaagatttcttccACGGGCAGAATCACAGGATCAAAACTACCGGGAAAGGCTGAAGCTAGGCCAAGGCGTGAGTGCTCTTGGCCTGTGATTCTGGTTGGAAAGTCGATCCCATGGTACATTTCAGAACCGCAATTGGAGGGTTTTGTGGTCAGGCATGCACTTTCAGGGCTCAGCTGAAAAACGGTCATTTATCATCCTGTAAAACGCTGCTCTGACCCTAGACATTGTGGAAAGGACGGAACACGGAGCTTACAATGCAATGAATACCCTAGGTTTAGAGCATACATTTGCTGAATCATCCCTTCCAGAATCTAGGCACCTTGTTGGAGGAAATCACAGGCAGTATCGTGGGTTGTGGAGCAGGAGGTGGAATCTAAGGTTGGAGGGACACACAGCAGCTGATTGACCAGCTGCTCAGGCACGGGCTGGACCACTGGACGCAGGATGGAAGTAGGGGTTCCGAAGAGGCTGCCCTGTTGCTCTGGGAAAGGTATCCATCCTCTCTGACCTGGAGGCTCTGTATTTCAAAGTGAGGGTACGCAGGCCTTCCTCTTTAGGCAGCTGTTACTGAAAAGAATGGTGAAGCATCCTACTGAACAAATTGAACGTGGCATGAAGCTtacaagaaaccaaaaaaaaaaaaaaaaaagaaagcagctccaggcttctactttttaaaatatatcctggGCATGCATCTGCACATGAAGTCGCTGAAAACGCCTCTTCTGTGCACGGTTTCCTCCGGAGACGGCAATGTTCAGGGAAAGGACACATTTTGCCAAAGGAGAAGGGTCATAAGAGAGAAAAACCACTGTTCAGTTCTGCCTTTCTCCGTTTCTGAAATGTTTCCTCCCACAGGAAGGAACAGTTTGGGATGTGAGCTGTTACCATGGAGATAACCAGCCAAGGTCACTTGTTTGAAGGAGTCCATGGCCCCACGGCACTGAATCATTACGGAGACTTTAGGAAGCTAGGATTTGGTTCTTGATTCAGACGACCGAGCTTTGAGCCCACAGCAGCCTACTTTCATAGCTTGGAGGAGAGGGCGCAGGGAGAACACATGTGCtcactgcacacacacatatatacacatacatacacacacacacaaatgcacacaacACCCCATACAATCCCATCTTTCTTCTCCTTGCACTTCCTGTGCTCCATTCGATATGGGGCAAGATTACTTATAATGTAAATAATATATtcttacattgatttttttttttgctaagaaaCATTATCAAAGAATCTTTGTAAAATCTTCAAAGATCAATATACAATGAATATTGCACAATATCACATCAATACCTATACTTACTTTTTTCTGTCCTTGATGGTTTTCCGTTCCCTGTTCCGAGATGGTGAATAACATCATCTCTCTTTTCTTAGTTAATTCCAGCTGTTATAACAAAGCACCATATTCTGGGTGGCTGAGagacagcagaaatttatttctcacagttctggaggtgacAGTATGGATGCACGCTGGTGAGGAGCCCTTTCCGTTTTCAGGTGGCtcacttctcactgtgtcctcatgtggcTGAAGGAGAGCCAGCTAGCTCCGTGGCCCCTTCTACGAGcgctaatctcattcatgagtgCTCTATCCTCACGGCCTAGTGACCTTCAAAGCCCCCATCTCCAAATTCTATCACACTGGGGATCAGATTCAACATATaactgttgaaagtgaaagtcactcaatcatgtctgactctttgcaaccccatggactgtatatggccatggaattctccaggccagaatactggagtgggtagcctttcccttctccaggggatcttcccaacccaggaagcgaaccggggtctcctgcattgcaggtggattctttaccagctgagctacatggGAATCCCAATGGCTGTTGAGGGGACATaaatattcagtccataacatcTCTTCTCCTAACCTCCCATCCTGTTACCCCCTTCACTTCTTTCCATTACACAaaaagaacaacagcaaaaaaatccAGTAACTACAACCTGTAATAAACTTTTATGATGTGCCAAACATATACTTCACCTGGTTGTTACAATCCTATGCTTTAAACTTCTACTTTCGTCTAGGTACTTCACTAAGTGCTGGGGAAAATGTATTAGTAACAGCCACTCAAACCTCAGAGAGGCCATAGTCTCCATGAAGATGAAtttgcaatggaatattacttagtcataaaaaggaatgaaatcgtgccatttgcagagatgcaGATGGAgttagagattgtcatacagagtgaattaaatcaaaagagaaaagcaaatattgtatattaatgcatatacatggaatctagaaaggcggtacaaatgaacctatttgcaaagcacatGTTTGCTCTCTATTAGACATAGAGAGCAAACACgtggacaccaagggggaaggagggtgggatgaGTGGGAAGATTGGGAtggcatatacacactattacgtattaaataaataactaatgagaactgactgtatagcacagggaaatttattcagtgctctatggtgacctaaatgggaaggaaatctccccaaaaggggatatatgtacgtGTATAGCTGATttgctttgctgtacaacagaaaataatacaacattacaaagcaactatacttcaataaaataaaattaaaaaaccacaTCTCTGCTTCTGGTTAATCTATAACATTAGTTGAGGATTTCTGTGTGCAGGGTCTTTTGGATATCAGAATACATAGCTTGTATCTTTGAATAGTTTTAGGGCATAGTGGTGTTATTAAATGGACAAAATGTATTGTTTACCTGATATTTGCTTTACTCTGTGATAGGTGCTTTCCCTTTGATGGTCTTACTTTATCATCCCAAGGAAACTCTGGGCGAGTTCTTTGATACTGTTAATGTAGATATGAAACTTGAGGTTCAAGGAAGTTGCAGGTCAATGTAATGAATGATCAGGGTTCCAGTGCTGGTCTTGGATATACAATCTGATGTTCTTGAAATCAGCAAGAAGCAGAGAGACTCAGAATCTAGTCCTATCCCAGGCATTAGGCAACTCTGTGGCATTACATATGTTGCTTAGCCTTCTGGGCACGCTTCCTCAttggtaaaatggagatgatggtATCTTCCCTCCTGACCGCAAAGCATTGTCACAACAGCTTAGGAAGCAGCTGGGAAAATAGAGTTTTCTTACAGAGACACTGATTTGTTCATCTTGGATAGGCAGCCGTGTGTAGACATCATAGCATTCATCAATATCCAGTTCTTCTCCCCTCTGAGAACATGGAAATTTCCACTTCTCAACTCCTTTTCTTGCCCCTCCTCCCCTACCACCAGGGGTCAGACAGGCATAGGACTCATTCTGTTTGATGTAAACTGAATGGAAGTGATGTATGTCACATGTGAGCTGAGACAGTGAAAAGCCCACACGTGATCCTCTAGTTGCCCTCTTTACCTGCATGTTTTCAATGAGACTGTATGTTTCAGATGGTACCAATACCAGGTAAAGCCTGTGTCAGCCTGGAAGAATGAGTTATTGCATAAAAGGCAATTGTTCTGGAGAGTTGCCCAAACCTGCAGCTGGCTTTATATGAAGCAATAGTAATCTAAGTTTTGGTAAATATTGAGACATTGGGGTTTCTTGCTACTGCAGCATAATCTTGCCCATCAGACTTAATACATAGTTTGACCATATTATACAGACCAAATGTTGGAAGTCACCTTCTAGGTTATC comes from the Bos taurus isolate L1 Dominette 01449 registration number 42190680 breed Hereford chromosome 2, ARS-UCD2.0, whole genome shotgun sequence genome and includes:
- the KCNE4 gene encoding potassium voltage-gated channel subfamily E member 4, coding for MLKMEPLNSTDAGTAAPSAPLESPVSGSGHGNEYFYVLVVMSFYGIFLIGITLGYMKSKRREKKASLLLLYRDEERLWGEAMKPLATLSGLRSVQAPTMLNVLQESVAPALSCTLCSMEGDSVSSESSSPDVHLTIQEEGADDELGETSETPLNESSEGSSENIHQNS